Proteins encoded together in one Canis aureus isolate CA01 chromosome 21, VMU_Caureus_v.1.0, whole genome shotgun sequence window:
- the LOC144293414 gene encoding olfactory receptor 5A2: MVAGKNNTIVTKFILLGFSDHPQMKLFLFMLFLGIYLLTLAWNLSLIVLIRMDCHLHTPMYFFLSNLSFLDICYVSSTTPKMLSDIITGQKTISFVGCATQYFVFCGMGLTECFLLAAMAYDRYAAICNPLLYTALISHTLCLKMVVGAYAGGFLSSLIETYSVYKHDFCGPNMIDHFFCDLPPVLVLSCSDTFTSQVVNFIVGVVVGMVSVLVILISYGYIVAAVLKTSSAKGRTKAFSTCASHLTSVTLFYGSGLFMYMRPSSSYSLNRDKVVSIFYALVIPMVNPIIYSFRNKEIKNAMKKAMQKDHVLSHGPLFF, from the coding sequence ATGGTTGCAGGAAAGAACAACACAATTGTGACGAAATTCATCCTCCTGGGATTTTCAGATCATCCTCAAATGAAGCTTTTCCTTTTCATGTTATTTCTGGGGATTTATCTCTTGACACTAGCCTGGAACCTGAGTCTCATTGTCCTCATCAGGATGGACTGCCACCTGCACacgcccatgtacttcttcctcagtAACCTATCCTTCCTAGATATCTGCTATGTGTCCTCCACAACTCCCAAGATGCTCTCTGACATCATCACAGGGCAGAAAACCATTTCCTTTGTTGGCTGTGCCACTCAGTACTTTGTGTTCTGTGGAATGGGGCTGACTGAATGCTTTCTTTTGGCAGCCATGGCATATGACCGCTATGCTGCAATCTGCAACCCATTGCTCTACACAGCCCTCATTTCCCACACCCTTTGTTTAAAGATGGTGGTTGGTGCCTATGCAGGTGGATTCCTCAGTTCTTTGATTGAAACATACTCTGTCTACAAGCATGATTTCTGTGGGCCCAACATGATTGACCACTTCTTCTGTGACCTTCCTCCCGTTCTGGTTCTATCATGCTCTGATACCTTTACCAGCCAGGTGGTGAACTTCATTGTGGGTGTTGTTGTTGGAATGGTGTCTGTCCTTGTGATCCTCATCTCTTATGGTTATATTGTTGCTGCTGTCCTAAAGACCAGCTCAGCTAAAGGTAGGACCAAAGCCTTCAGCACCTGTGCCTCTCACCTGACTTCTGTGACTCTTTTCTATGGTTCTGGTCTCTTTATGTACATGCGACCTAGTTCTAGCTACTCCCTAAACCGGGACAAGGTGGTGTCCATATTCTATGCTCTGGTGATCCCTATGGTGAATCCTATCATCTACAGTTTTAGGAATAAGGAGATTAAAAATGCCATGAAGAAAGCTATGCAGAAGGATCACGTGCTTTCTCACGGGCCTTTGTTTTTCTGA